The following proteins come from a genomic window of Nothobranchius furzeri strain GRZ-AD chromosome 1, NfurGRZ-RIMD1, whole genome shotgun sequence:
- the LOC107378876 gene encoding transcription cofactor vestigial-like protein 1 encodes MEERTDSPIAVKVEGNSHSVILTYFQGDINSMVDAHFSRALSKACKPSEVTTKTKKVDKTVKTEDTGSCQDTPVVPYSKSQIPSGAGHLLTFSPASDTPGPWTPYRSREGPGLSTIMCSLSSDGLTLPGSQYPTSLLNLLHSDRSEVGPSMASSSKAEPLPTWTLPQGFRESADPQIGFEPGRHVDKKDLYWY; translated from the exons ATGGAGGAACGAACCGACAGTCCCATAGCAGTGAAGGTGGAGGGGAACTCTCACAGCGTCATCCTGACATACTTCCAGGGGGACATTAACAGCATGGTGGACGCTCACTTCTCACGCGCTCTCAGTAAAGCCTGTAAGCCCAGTGAAGTCACaacaaagacaaaaaaagtcgacaaaactgttaaaacgg AGGACACAGGCTCATGTCAGGACACTCCTGTTGTCCCTTACTCCAAATCACAGATCCCATCTGGAGCAGGACACTTACTGACCTTCAGCCCAGCAAGCGACACTCCTGGGCCTTGGACCCCATACAGGTCAAGGGAGGGTCCAGGTCTGTCCACCATCATGtgctcactgtcttcagatggtctCACCCTTCCTGGATCGCAATATCCCACATCGCTGCTCAACCTGCTGCACAGTGACCGGAGTGAGGTGGGCCCCAGTATGGCCTCCAGTTCGAAAGCAGAACCCCTACCAACTTGGACCCTCCCTCAGGGATTTAGAGAGTCTGCTGACCCTCAGATAGGCTTTGAACCTG GACGCCACGTGGACAAGAAGGACCTTTACTGGTACTGA